GGATCGACGATTACAGCCCACCAGCTGGTCTCGGTGATGTTGCCCTTGGGGAGCGCGACGGAGCCTCCGGCCGCCTCGGCCTGGGCGATCGTCTCGTCGATGGAGTCGACTTCGACGTACGAGCGCGGCTGGGTGAAGCCCTCCGAGCGCGGCGCGAGTCCTCCGCCGCTGATGCCGTTCGGCGCCTGCCACATCGGGTAGCCCTCGAAGCCGGGCATCTCCGCGAGCTGCCATCCGAAGAGCGTCGAGTAGAACGCGGCGCCTTTCGCGAGGTCTGAGACCGGGATGTCGATGTGGGTGATGTCTCCGTGCGCCATGTCGGTCGCCCTTCTCTGTGCGGGTATGTGCGGGTGTGTGCGGCCAGTGTGCTCCCCGCCGCCGACATCCGCCAGGTATCTCGCGGCTCGTCGAGTGGGGATCCGGCGGGTAGGGGTCGAGTGGGGGTCGGGGCCGGATGGGGGTGGGGAAAGTGAGGGGCCGGTATCGCAGGGAGACCGGCCCCTCGGGAGCGCCTTCCCGAAAAGGACGCTCCGGCTCCGCACCGTCGGCTGGGGAGGCGCCGGTGCGGAGAGTCAAGGACGGAGGAGGGCGAGCACCTCCGTGTCGGTGGCGGCAGCAGTGGTGGGACCGCCGTCGTTGTCGCTGTCGGCTTCGCCACCTCCGCCGGTGTGGGCGTCGGTGCGCGTCTCCGCGGGGGACGTCGGCTCGGTGGGCTTCGGCTCGGTGGGCTTCGGATCGGCGGGCTTCGCGGCATCCGCCGTTCGCCGTCGTGGGCGGCCGGCGAGCCACACATACAGTGCGGCGGCGAGGACGACCGCGCCGAGGAGCACGGCCCACCACGGGAAGCCGGGGATGTCGGGCACCTGGCCCGCCGCCTTCACGTCTTCGATGGGCGTGGGCGTGATGCGCTCCCCGGTGACCAGGATGCGCTGGGTGTTGATCCCGAGCGGAGTACAGGTGACGAGGGTGACGAGGTCGTCGCCGCGGACGGGACGCAGCGTCTCGGTCTCCGTCGGCTCGACCACCTGCGTCTCGCGCACCCGGTACGTGAGCGTCTCGCCGAAGATCTCGATCGTCAGGGTGTCGCCGACCTCGACACGGTCGAGGTTCGTGAAGAGCTCGGCGCTGGCGAGACCGCGATGCGCCGTGAGGACGGAGTGCGTCGAGGCGCCGCCGACGGGGAGCGAGGTGCCCTCGAGGTGCCCGACGCCGCGAAGCAGCGTGAGGTCGCTCGTGCCGTGGTAGATCGGGAGGTCCACGGAGATGGAGGGGATCTTCAACCGCCCCATCAGTCCGCCGCTGTTGGCCAGGAGCTGCTCGCCATACGGCGTCTCCGCGTCTTCTTCGGCCTCGGCGGTCGGAACGTGCGAGTTCGCTCCCACGACCGCTTCGCCCGTGAGCCGTGCGTTGTATGCGTGGGCGGCCTCGAGTGCCGCACCGAGTCCATCCGCCGGCAGTTGATCGACCTCGTCCGACAGGGCGGCGATGATCTGCGACTGCTGATACTGCGTGATCCACGCGGCCGCCGTGGGGTAGAGGAGCGTGACCGCGCCGGCGACGAAGATCGCCGCGACGAGGAACGGCACCAGGCGGCTCGGCCTGTGCCGTTCGCGCCGAGCGCGACGTCCCGTGGAGACGGAGGAGGTCATGACGTGGTCCTGTCGGAACCCGGCGGCGGGGAACTCGTCCCCGCCGCCGGTGTTCATCGAACTGTGCTCGAGCCGATCAGCTCAGCGTTGCGTCCGCGTGGCGGCGGCGACGAGCGGCGAGGACCGCCAGACCGACGGCCAGAGCCACGAGGCCGACACCTGCCGACATCAGCACGAGGGTGCCGTTGCCACCGGTGAGGGGCAGGCTGATGGCCGGCTCCTGCGGGTTGGGAACGGCGACCTCGACCGGGGTGGCGAGGGATGCCGCGGAGACGACGACCGCGATCGGCGTACCCGAGGTGATGTAGCCGTCCGGTGCCTCGAGCTCCTTGAGGTAGTACGTCACCGAACCGGCAGCGTCGGCTCCGGCCCACAGGCCGGGGATCACGACGGTTCCGTCGGCAGCGGTGGTGAAGGTGGTCTCACCGTCGACCACGATGGCGTTGGTGCCGGCGTTGGCGTCGGCCTCCGTCGGGTACACGCTGAAGACCGCGCCCGTGAGGACCGCGTTCACGTCGCCCTCGGCGTGCTTCAGGATCTCGACCGCGCCCCAGTAGGTGTTCACGGTGTTGGTGTCGGTGCCGTTGCCGGTGGTCGGCTCGTTGATGAAGACGGTGCCGGTGTTGGGAATGTCGCCCGTGCCGCGCACGATCGTGTCGAGCTCGAGCACGAGGGAGCCGCCCGGGGCGGCCTCCAGCGCGGCGAGGCTCGCGGCGTCGAGGGTGACCGTGACCGTGCCGCCGAGGCCCTCGGCATCCGCGCCGACGTGCGTCTCGGTGAACGTCAGCGGCGTGCCGTCGAGGGTGAGGCGAGCGGGAGCGGTGTACTCCAGGCGACCGTCGAGCGTGTCGACGAAGTGGAACTCGGTGAAGGACTCGCCGTCCGGGAGAGCCGGGACGGTGGCCTCGATCGACCAGGTGACCGTGGAGCCGAGACCCGAACCGTCGGGGTCGTCGACGGTCTTGGCGACCTGCGTGAGCGAGTTCTTCGGGTAGACGTTGACGTCGGAGTTCCACTCGCCGTTGCCGAGCGGGACGGGAACGGTGACGACGAACGGCGCTGCCTCGAGGATGACGTTGGCGGGCGAGCCGTCGGGCAGCGTCGCGCCCGAGGAGTCGGTCTCGACGACCAGGTAGGCCCCGTTGGGGAGGCTCTGCGTCGGCGTCGAGCCGTCGGCCGCCGTCGTGAGGACGATCGGCGTGCCGAGCGCGGTGGCCAGCGACGGGTCTGCCGCGTAGTCGTTCGCCAGGTCCCAGCCCGCCTCGGTCGTGAGGTCGATGTCGGTGATCGGGTACACGGTGAACTCGACGTTGCCGAGGGCCACGAGTCCGGTCGTGTCGATCGGCTCGCCACTGTCGTTGGCAGCGCCGGCGGGCGACGGCTGCTCGAACTTGTGGATGGTGAGCGAGCCCGGGCCGTCCGGGAGGTCGTACGGCGTCGCGGCCATCGCGGGCGCCGCAGCGGCGACCGCTCCGACGAGCGCGAGGGCTGCTGCCCCCGCAGCGGCGGCCCAGCGGCCGGCGCGGCGGTTTCGGATCGAGTGGTTCATGAAGACACTGCTCTTTCTATGTGATGACGGGTTGGTGGGGGTCTGGGGTGGCGCTGCGACGCGGAGTTCGGGTCGGTTCGCATTCGGGTTCGGGTTCCGGAGGCCAGGACGCGGCGGTGCCGACACGTCGAGCACCCATGCCGCGCAGCGCGCGTGAACGAGTGCCTATTGATGAAGACGAGCGAGGTTCCCGAATCTCACGCTCTTTCCCTCCGGTGAATCAGATGAGGGGGTGCGCGCGAGTCGCCGACCGGCTCGCGTTGCCTGCACGACCATAGGGAGCACCGACGAGCACGACCCAGCGGAGGTCAGGGAATCCCTCAGCGCTCAGGGTCTACTCCCGGAGTGCTCACGCGACGGCACCCACAGTGGTGGGGGTATCGGTCGCGGTGCCGTCCTACTGCGGGGGGACGAGACCGTCCTCGACCGCTCGACGGAACAGATCGACCTTCGTCGGGGCGGCGCGATCGGATGCCGCGTACTTCGCTCGGATGCGGCGAATGTGGTCGTGGATGGTCGCGGTCGAGACGAACAGGGCCGCCGCGACCTGATCGGCGGTCTCCCCCGAGGCGTACAGGGTGAGGACCTCGGCCTCTCTCGGTGTGAGCTTGGAACTCACGAAGGGCACGTCGGAGTCCAGTGCCGCCGCCCAGTCCACCGTGGCGACGGGTTCGCCGGCAGCGGCACGGCGGACGGCGGCGACGATGGCCGCGGGGTCCTCGGTCTTCCGGATCATGCCGATCGCCCCCGCTCGCGCCGCCTCGCGCACCAGGTGAGCCCGGTCTCCCGAGGTGTACGCGAGCACGCGCGCGCCGACGGGGTGGAGTCGGCGGATGTTCTCGGCCGGAGAGCTGCCGTCAGCGAGGACGAGGTCGAGCAGGACGACGTCGAGCTTCAGCCGCCACGTCAACAGCTCGGTCACCGTGGCGCCGCTGGCGGCGACCTGGACGCCCGGCTCGGCGGCGAACAGCGCGGTGGTGCCGAGGACCATCGCGGGATGGTCGTCGATGATGCCGATGCGAATGTTCATCCGCCCTCCCACCGCCTCGTCGCGGGTGCGTTCAGCGCACACATTAGTCTTCGCCCGCGTCGCGCGCAGGGGGGGGAGCCGGGGCGGGGCTGGGGAAGCCCGCCCCGGCATGCCCAGTCGCTCGGCAGGGCCGCCGATCCCCCGATCGGCGCTCGCGTGCCCGCAGCGAAGTCGACGCCCGATCGGATTGGGGAGCGTCCGTGCGTCGACGTGCGTGAGCATCCACAGCCAACACGGCCGGAGGCACCGCGATCAAGCCGAACGCGCGAAAGCCCGCACTACTAATGGGCCACGGCGCCGACACGGGCACCGGGCAACCCCCATCAATAGGGGTGCGCTGCCGCGGCCCTCGAATCGGCCGACGGCGGGCGGTTCAGGGAAGCTCGCGCAGCAGGTCGGTCAACCGATCCAGCGCGGGCCGCTGTCCCACGACGAGGTGTTCGCGCGCGGCGGCCACCGGCATCCACTCCGCTCGATCGACCTCGGGAAAGGTCGCACGCTGACCCGAGCGCGGCGGCCACTCGATCTCGAACGTGCCGAATGCGAACTCCGTCGTGCTGAAGGACGCGCCATCGGCGACGAACACCGTCACCCGCTTCCCCGACGAGTAGGCGAATGTGCCGAGTTCGGCATATGCGCCCTCGGATGCCGACGGCGGCTCGACGCCCAGCTCCTCACGGAACTCGCGGCGGGCCGCATCGAGCATCCCCTCGCCGTCCTCCACCTCGCCCTTCGGGATCGACCACGCCCCCTCGTCCTTCGACGCCCAGTACGGGCCGCCCATATGCGCGACGAGCACCGTCACCCCGCCCGCCTCGTCGAGGCGATACAGCAGGATGCCGGCGCTCGTCGCGGGCATGCAGCAGCCGTCCGATCAGGCCGGACGGCTCTTCGGCGACACCGTGTACGTCAGTTCCACGTCGGTCACTGCAGCCGGAGCGAGCGCCGCGTCGATCGCGGCCTTCGTGTCGTCGTCGAGGACGACACCGGAGGCCTTGACGGAGTCCTCGAGCTGCTCGGGGCGCGAGGCGCCGACGAGGGCGGCGGCTACGTTCGGGTTGTGCAGGACCCAGGCGATCGCGAGCTGCGGCATCGTCAGTCCCGCCTCAGCCGCGATGGGCTTCAGCCGCTGCACCGCCTCGAGCACGTCGTCCTGCAGGAAGCGCTGGATGAAGTTCGCCCCGCTCTTCTCGTCGGTCGCGCGTGACCCCTCGGGCACCGGTTGTCCGGGAAGGTACTTGCCGGACAGCACGCCCTGCGCCATCGGCGACCAGACGATCTGCGAGATGCCCAGCTCCTCCGACGTCGGGACGACCTTGCCCTCGATGACGCGCCACAGCGCGGAGTACTGCGGCTGGTTCGACACCAGTTGGAAGCCCAGCTCCTTTGCGAGGGCGTGGCCGTCGCGGAGCTGTTCGGCGGTCCACTCGCTCACGCCGATGTACAGGGCCTTGCCCTGACGGACGATGTCGGCGAACGCCTGCATCGTCTCCTCGAGCGGGGTCTCGTAGTCGTAGCGGTGCGCCTGGTACAGATCGACGTAGTCGACGCCCAGACGGCGCAGCGAGCCGTGTATGCCGTCGAAGATATGCTTCCGGGAGAGGCCCTGATCGTTCGGGCCCTTCTTGCCGATCGGCCAGTAGACCTTCGTGAAGAGTTCGTACTCTGCACGCTCGAGCCCCTTCAGCGCTTTGCCGAGCACGACCTCCGCCGCCGTGTTGGCGTAGGTGTCGGCGGTGTCGAAGGAGGTGATCCCGAGATCGAGCGCCTTGTGGACGGTCGCGATGGCGGCGTCGTCGCCGACCTGAGACGCGTGCGTCACCCAGTTGCCGTAGGTGATCTCCGAGACCTTGAAGCCGCTGTTGCCGAGATAGCGATAGTTGACCATGTGTCCACGCTAGTCGTGCAGCGGAGGGGTGGGCGCGACGTTCATCGGCGTCGTTCTGCGGATCGCGCGTTCGCCGACCCGCACGATGACGCCGACGAGTCGCTCGCCGACCGACCTAGGCGCGGGTCGCGGCGGCCTTGTCCTCTTCGGTGGCGACGAGCTGACCGCACGCGCCGTCGATCTCCTTGCCGCGGGTGTCGCGGAGCGTCGTCGGGATGCCGGCGTCGTTCAGGCGGCGGACGAACTCGTTCTGCACGGGGACGTCGGATGCCGTCCACACCGACCCCGGCGTGGGGTTCAGCGGAATGGGGTTGACGTGCACCCATCCCCGCCCGCGGGCGTTCAGCTTGTCGGCCAACAGGTCGGCGCGCCACGCGTGGTCGTTCATGTCCTTGATGAGTGCGTACTCGATCGAGACGCGGCGACCGGTCTTCTCGAAGTAGTTGCGCGCGGCATCCAGCGCCTCGTCGACCTTCCAGCGCGAGTTGATGGGGATCATCTCGTCGCGCAGGCCGTCGTCGGGCGCGTGGAGCGACAGCGCGAACGTCACGGGGATGTCCTCGGCGGCGAGCTTGTTGATCGCGGGAACGAGGCCGACCGTGGAGACGGTGATGCCGCGCGCGCTCATACCGAGTCCGTGCGCCGGATCGACCATGGCCCGCACCGCGGTGAGCACCCGGTTGTAGTTCGCGAGCGGCTCTCCCATGCCCATGAAGACGATGTTCGTGACCCGCTCGCCCTCGTGGTGCGCGCGCCCGAACCCGCCGTCGGCGATGAGGCGATTGGCGCGGACGATCTGCTCCACGATCTCTGCCGCCGACATGTTGCGGGTCAGACCCGCCTGGCCCGTGGCACAGAAGGGGCAGTTCATGCCGCAGCCGGCCTGACTCGACACGCACAGCGTGATGCGGCCCGGGTAGCGCATGAGCACCGACTCGACGAGGGCGCCGTCGTGGAGCTTCCACAGGAACTTGATCGTGTCGCCCTTGTCGGTCTCCAGCCGCCGCACCTCGGTGAGCAGCGGGGGCAGCATCGCGGCGACGAACTCCTCACGCCCCGCCGCCGGCAGGTCGGTCATGGCCGCCGGATCGGACGTGTAGTGCTGGAAGTAGTGCTTCTCGAGCTGCTTCGCGCGGAAGCCCGGCATCCCGAGCTCCTTCACGCGCTCGACACGCTGCTCGGGCGTCAGATCGGCCAGGTGTGCGGGAGGCATACCGCGCTTGGGTGCCGCGAACTGCAGCAGCGGCTTGCCCTCGGCGTCGGTGCGCTGCGTCCAGCCCTCGGTGCGCGGGCGCACCTGACGGGGGCCGGTCGCGCGCACGGGGGTGGAGTCTTCCATGGGATCCAGGGTAGACGAGGCGCCTGGGCGTCAGCCTGTCGGGACCGCTTCGCGTCGGCGGGCCTGCTCCACGGGATCGGGCACGGGCGACGAGGCAATGAGCGCTCGCGTGTACGGATGCTGCGGCCGCCGCAGCACGTCGACACGCGAGCCCTCTTCGACCACCCGTCCGCGCTGGAGCACCACGATCCGGTCGCAGAGCTCGTCGACCACAGCCAGATCGTGACTGATGAACAGACAGGCGAAGCGGAGTTCGCGCTGCAGGTCGCGCAGGAGGTCGAGGACGGTCGCCTGCACCGAGACATCGAGCGCGCTGGTCGGCTCGTCGGCGATCAGCAGACGCGGCCGCAGCGAGATGGCACGCGCGATGGCGACGCGCTGGCGCTGGCCCCCGGAGAGTTCGTGCGGGTACCGACGGTGCCACGCCGACGGGAGTCCGACCGCGTCGAGCAGCTCGGCCGTGCGCGACCGGAGCACCGCGCCACGCAGCCCCCCGTGCACGCGGAGCGGCTCCTCGATGGAGTCGCCGATCGTGTGGCGCGGGTCGAGCGCGGCGGTGGAGTTCTGGAACACGACACCGACGCGGCGCTTGACGGCCACGGCGCGGCGCCCGCGCACGCGGGCGAGGTCGACGCCGTCGATGCGGACCGCGCCCGACGAGATGGGCGCGAGCCCGAGCGCGCACCGACCGATGGTCGACTTCCCCGAGCCGGACTCGCCGGCGAGGGCGACGATCTCCCCCTCCCCGACGCGAAGGCTCACGTCGTCGACGGCGGCGACCGCGCGGGCTCCACGCCCGTACACGACCGAGAGGGCGTCGACCTCGAGGACGGCCGTCTCGCCGGCGGGTACGGCGCGCTCGGGGGCACCGAGCCGCGGGACGGCGGCCAGCAGCCGCCGCGTGTAGTCGGCCTGCGGCGCGGCGAAGAGCTCACGAACCCCCGCCGACTCCTCCACGCGTCCGTCGCGCATGACCACGACCCGGTCGGCGATGTCGGCGACGACCCCCATGTCGTGGGTGATCATGATGATCGAGGTGCCGATGCGGTCACGCAGCCGCCGGAGCACGTCGAGCACTTCACGCTGCACGGTGACGTCGAGCGCGGTCGTCGGCTCGTCTGCGATGAGGATCTCGGGGTCGCACGCGAGCGCGATCGCGATCATGACGCGCTGGGCCTGGCCCCCGGACAGCTGATGAGGGTAGCTCCCGAGCCGAGACGCAGGATCGGCGATCTCCACCTGCTCCAGCAGCTCGATCACTCGCGCGCGGCGCTCCGACCGGGTCATCCCGGGTCGGTGGACGATCAGCATCTCCTCGATCTGCGAACCGATCGTGAAGACGGGATCGAGGGCGCTCCCCGGGTCCTGGAAGACGACGCCGATGCGGGTGCCGCGCACGGCCTCGCGCTGAGCGGGATTCATGGCCAGGAGGTCGTCGCCGTCGAGCAGTGCGGTGCCGCGCACACGCGCCCCGCGCGGAAGGAGGCCGACGAGCGAGAGGGCGGTCACGCTCTTGCCCGAGCCCGACTCCCCCACGAGCGCCACCACCTCGCCGCGATCCAGCGTGAACGACACGTCGCGCACCGCGTGGACCGTCTCGGCTCCCACGACGAAGTCGACCGACAGACCGGCCACCTCCAGCAGCGCGCCGCTCACGAGGCGTCGTCCTCGTCGGCGCCGGAGTCCCGGTAGGCCTCCCAGTCGCTGAGCATCTTGCGGTGATAGCCGACGAGCCACACCATGTAGCGCCGCGCGTTGTTGAGCCGCGTGCGCGGGCCCACGGCGTCGGGCGCCACGGCATCCAGTCCGTACTCGATCGTGGAGGTGATGCGACGGGCGTAGTCGCGCTCTCCGGCGAGGAAGCTGCCCCAGACGTCCTCCTCCACGCGGAAGTAGCGACTGCGGTCGCCCGGCAGGGAGTGCGGCTTGAGGAAGCCGAGGCTCACCAGCGCCCGCGTGGACATCGAGACGGCACCGGCGCTCGCGCCGAGCATGTCGGCGATCTGGGCCGACGAGAGGAACGGGCGATCGACGATGAGGAGCAGCCCCAGGACGCGGCCGTCCATGCGGGGGTTGCCGGCAGCTCCCCACGCGAAGGCGAAGTCCTCGACGAAGGTGCGCAGCTCCTCGGGAAGATCGAGGGTCGCCACGTCGTCCGTGCCTGGGTCCATCACAGTGCCATCCCCTCCAGGAGCCGACCGGGCTCGGGCTGAGCCATCGCGTCGGTGAAGACGTCGAACGGCCACATCGTCATGCCGCTCCACGTGATCGATTCCACCGCACCCGAGCCGCTTCGCGCCACCTCCACCGGCTCGCCTGCAGCGCCGAAGCTGGCGCGCGCGGGCATGCGGAGTGTGCCGTCGGCATCCGTCTCCACCTTCTCGGCGAAGCGGGCGGGATCGTCGAGCTGCGGGTGGAGCGCGAAGGTCGCACCGCCCAGGTGGGCCAGGTCCAGCACCGACCACAGGCTCGCGTAGCGTCCCTCGACCCCGTCGACGCGGTCGTCGTCGTCGGCGTGCGACAGCGCCAACCGCAGCAGCGCGACGGCGCCGGTCGCCAGCGTGTCGGCGGGCCCGTCGATCGCGTTCGTGAAGACGCTCACGACGAGGTCGTTCTCCGGGTCGAGCCACGTGCGGGTGATGTGACCGGGGTAGCCGCCGCTGTGCCCGACCAGCAGGTCGCCGTCGAGCTCGAACAGCTCGAAGCCGAGACCGTAGTGCCGGTGGGCGCCGCCGATGTCGATGCGGGAGACGCGGTACTGCGCCTGACGCTTGCTGTCGTCGCCGAGGAGGCGGTCATCGCCCAGCGCGTGGGCGGC
This genomic window from Candidatus Microbacterium phytovorans contains:
- a CDS encoding ABC transporter ATP-binding protein — its product is MSGALLEVAGLSVDFVVGAETVHAVRDVSFTLDRGEVVALVGESGSGKSVTALSLVGLLPRGARVRGTALLDGDDLLAMNPAQREAVRGTRIGVVFQDPGSALDPVFTIGSQIEEMLIVHRPGMTRSERRARVIELLEQVEIADPASRLGSYPHQLSGGQAQRVMIAIALACDPEILIADEPTTALDVTVQREVLDVLRRLRDRIGTSIIMITHDMGVVADIADRVVVMRDGRVEESAGVRELFAAPQADYTRRLLAAVPRLGAPERAVPAGETAVLEVDALSVVYGRGARAVAAVDDVSLRVGEGEIVALAGESGSGKSTIGRCALGLAPISSGAVRIDGVDLARVRGRRAVAVKRRVGVVFQNSTAALDPRHTIGDSIEEPLRVHGGLRGAVLRSRTAELLDAVGLPSAWHRRYPHELSGGQRQRVAIARAISLRPRLLIADEPTSALDVSVQATVLDLLRDLQRELRFACLFISHDLAVVDELCDRIVVLQRGRVVEEGSRVDVLRRPQHPYTRALIASSPVPDPVEQARRREAVPTG
- a CDS encoding aldo/keto reductase family protein gives rise to the protein MVNYRYLGNSGFKVSEITYGNWVTHASQVGDDAAIATVHKALDLGITSFDTADTYANTAAEVVLGKALKGLERAEYELFTKVYWPIGKKGPNDQGLSRKHIFDGIHGSLRRLGVDYVDLYQAHRYDYETPLEETMQAFADIVRQGKALYIGVSEWTAEQLRDGHALAKELGFQLVSNQPQYSALWRVIEGKVVPTSEELGISQIVWSPMAQGVLSGKYLPGQPVPEGSRATDEKSGANFIQRFLQDDVLEAVQRLKPIAAEAGLTMPQLAIAWVLHNPNVAAALVGASRPEQLEDSVKASGVVLDDDTKAAIDAALAPAAVTDVELTYTVSPKSRPA
- the rlmN gene encoding 23S rRNA (adenine(2503)-C(2))-methyltransferase RlmN → MEDSTPVRATGPRQVRPRTEGWTQRTDAEGKPLLQFAAPKRGMPPAHLADLTPEQRVERVKELGMPGFRAKQLEKHYFQHYTSDPAAMTDLPAAGREEFVAAMLPPLLTEVRRLETDKGDTIKFLWKLHDGALVESVLMRYPGRITLCVSSQAGCGMNCPFCATGQAGLTRNMSAAEIVEQIVRANRLIADGGFGRAHHEGERVTNIVFMGMGEPLANYNRVLTAVRAMVDPAHGLGMSARGITVSTVGLVPAINKLAAEDIPVTFALSLHAPDDGLRDEMIPINSRWKVDEALDAARNYFEKTGRRVSIEYALIKDMNDHAWRADLLADKLNARGRGWVHVNPIPLNPTPGSVWTASDVPVQNEFVRRLNDAGIPTTLRDTRGKEIDGACGQLVATEEDKAAATRA
- a CDS encoding transcriptional regulator is translated as MDPGTDDVATLDLPEELRTFVEDFAFAWGAAGNPRMDGRVLGLLLIVDRPFLSSAQIADMLGASAGAVSMSTRALVSLGFLKPHSLPGDRSRYFRVEEDVWGSFLAGERDYARRITSTIEYGLDAVAPDAVGPRTRLNNARRYMVWLVGYHRKMLSDWEAYRDSGADEDDAS
- a CDS encoding SpaH/EbpB family LPXTG-anchored major pilin; the protein is MNHSIRNRRAGRWAAAAGAAALALVGAVAAAAPAMAATPYDLPDGPGSLTIHKFEQPSPAGAANDSGEPIDTTGLVALGNVEFTVYPITDIDLTTEAGWDLANDYAADPSLATALGTPIVLTTAADGSTPTQSLPNGAYLVVETDSSGATLPDGSPANVILEAAPFVVTVPVPLGNGEWNSDVNVYPKNSLTQVAKTVDDPDGSGLGSTVTWSIEATVPALPDGESFTEFHFVDTLDGRLEYTAPARLTLDGTPLTFTETHVGADAEGLGGTVTVTLDAASLAALEAAPGGSLVLELDTIVRGTGDIPNTGTVFINEPTTGNGTDTNTVNTYWGAVEILKHAEGDVNAVLTGAVFSVYPTEADANAGTNAIVVDGETTFTTAADGTVVIPGLWAGADAAGSVTYYLKELEAPDGYITSGTPIAVVVSAASLATPVEVAVPNPQEPAISLPLTGGNGTLVLMSAGVGLVALAVGLAVLAARRRRHADATLS
- a CDS encoding class C sortase; this translates as MTSSVSTGRRARRERHRPSRLVPFLVAAIFVAGAVTLLYPTAAAWITQYQQSQIIAALSDEVDQLPADGLGAALEAAHAYNARLTGEAVVGANSHVPTAEAEEDAETPYGEQLLANSGGLMGRLKIPSISVDLPIYHGTSDLTLLRGVGHLEGTSLPVGGASTHSVLTAHRGLASAELFTNLDRVEVGDTLTIEIFGETLTYRVRETQVVEPTETETLRPVRGDDLVTLVTCTPLGINTQRILVTGERITPTPIEDVKAAGQVPDIPGFPWWAVLLGAVVLAAALYVWLAGRPRRRTADAAKPADPKPTEPKPTEPTSPAETRTDAHTGGGGEADSDNDGGPTTAAATDTEVLALLRP
- a CDS encoding NUDIX domain-containing protein, which codes for MPATSAGILLYRLDEAGGVTVLVAHMGGPYWASKDEGAWSIPKGEVEDGEGMLDAARREFREELGVEPPSASEGAYAELGTFAYSSGKRVTVFVADGASFSTTEFAFGTFEIEWPPRSGQRATFPEVDRAEWMPVAAAREHLVVGQRPALDRLTDLLRELP
- a CDS encoding response regulator transcription factor; the protein is MNIRIGIIDDHPAMVLGTTALFAAEPGVQVAASGATVTELLTWRLKLDVVLLDLVLADGSSPAENIRRLHPVGARVLAYTSGDRAHLVREAARAGAIGMIRKTEDPAAIVAAVRRAAAGEPVATVDWAAALDSDVPFVSSKLTPREAEVLTLYASGETADQVAAALFVSTATIHDHIRRIRAKYAASDRAAPTKVDLFRRAVEDGLVPPQ
- a CDS encoding VOC family protein; this encodes MAHGDITHIDIPVSDLAKGAAFYSTLFGWQLAEMPGFEGYPMWQAPNGISGGGLAPRSEGFTQPRSYVEVDSIDETIAQAEAAGGSVALPKGNITETSWWAVIVDPDGNHIGLFEGTTGL